In Halobaculum magnesiiphilum, the following proteins share a genomic window:
- a CDS encoding LSM domain-containing protein: MTGRPLDVLEEALDTPVTVHLKDETAHFGVLAGYDQHMNVVLDPTELEGSADDEVEDTTIIRGDNVVSINV; encoded by the coding sequence ATGACTGGCCGCCCGCTCGACGTGCTCGAGGAGGCTCTGGACACCCCTGTAACGGTCCACCTCAAAGACGAAACCGCTCACTTCGGCGTCCTCGCCGGATACGATCAGCACATGAACGTCGTGCTCGATCCCACCGAGCTGGAGGGCTCGGCTGACGACGAAGTCGAAGACACAACGATTATCCGTGGCGACAACGTCGTTTCCATCAACGTATGA
- a CDS encoding 50S ribosomal protein L37e has product MTGAGTPSQGKKNKTTHVKCRRCGEKSYHVKKKKCSSCGFGKSAKRRDYEWQSKAGDN; this is encoded by the coding sequence ATGACCGGAGCCGGAACGCCGTCTCAGGGGAAGAAGAACAAGACGACGCACGTCAAGTGTCGACGCTGCGGCGAGAAGTCCTACCACGTCAAGAAGAAGAAGTGCTCCTCGTGCGGCTTCGGCAAGTCCGCCAAGCGCCGCGACTACGAGTGGCAGTCGAAGGCCGGCGACAACTGA
- the purF gene encoding amidophosphoribosyltransferase, whose protein sequence is MSHGDPGDDGAAPVTSLTEPLGDGSREPTPVDGPTEKCGVVGVSLADRDAARPLYYSLYALQHRGQDSAGIATHDGFQQHSHVEMGLVGDAFSQSDLDSLAGSAGIGHVRYPTAGGVNACCAQPFSVSFKSGALGLAHNGNLVNADEIRDELAESGHAFTSQGDTEVIAHDLARNLLESDLIRAVKRTMSRIHGSYSLTVMHDDTVIGVRDPRGNRPLCIGELEDGYVIASESAAIDTLDGELVHDVKPGELVVLDGDGSGFDSYQLFEEENSAHCFFEHVYFARPDSVIDDTLVYEARRDLGRALWDEAGVDSDVVMPVPDSGRAFASGYADAAAEDGADVEFAEGLMKNRYVGRTFIMPTQDERERAVRLKLNPIRSTVEGKTVTLIDDSIVRGTTSTQLVQLLRDAGAEAVHVRIGAPAIVAPCYMGIDMATREELIAADRSVEEVREDIGADSLSYLSVDAVAGALSSTTADLCLGCVTGEYPYDIDGEATDRDVTRPTVDEASPADD, encoded by the coding sequence ATGTCACACGGCGACCCCGGTGACGACGGGGCGGCACCGGTCACATCGCTCACCGAACCGCTCGGCGACGGTTCGCGCGAGCCGACCCCCGTCGACGGGCCCACCGAGAAGTGCGGCGTCGTCGGCGTCTCGCTGGCCGACCGAGACGCCGCCCGGCCGCTGTACTACTCGCTGTACGCGCTCCAGCACCGCGGGCAGGACTCCGCCGGGATCGCCACCCACGACGGCTTTCAGCAGCACAGCCACGTCGAGATGGGGCTCGTCGGCGACGCCTTCTCGCAGTCGGATCTGGACAGCCTCGCGGGATCGGCGGGGATCGGCCACGTCCGCTACCCGACCGCCGGCGGCGTCAACGCCTGCTGTGCCCAGCCGTTCTCGGTGTCGTTCAAGTCCGGCGCGCTCGGGCTCGCGCACAACGGGAACCTCGTCAACGCCGACGAGATCCGCGACGAACTCGCCGAATCGGGCCACGCGTTCACCTCGCAGGGGGACACGGAGGTCATCGCCCACGACCTCGCGCGCAACCTCCTGGAGTCGGACCTGATCCGGGCGGTCAAGCGGACGATGAGCCGGATTCACGGCTCGTACTCGCTCACCGTGATGCACGACGACACCGTCATCGGGGTTCGCGATCCGCGGGGGAACCGTCCGCTGTGCATCGGCGAACTCGAGGACGGCTACGTCATCGCCAGCGAATCGGCGGCGATCGACACGCTCGACGGGGAGCTCGTTCACGACGTGAAACCCGGCGAGCTCGTCGTCCTCGACGGCGACGGGAGCGGCTTCGACTCCTACCAACTGTTCGAGGAGGAGAACTCCGCCCACTGCTTCTTCGAACACGTCTACTTCGCGCGCCCCGACTCGGTGATCGACGACACGCTCGTCTACGAGGCCCGACGCGACCTCGGCCGGGCGCTGTGGGACGAAGCCGGCGTGGACTCGGACGTCGTAATGCCAGTTCCGGACTCGGGGCGCGCGTTCGCCTCGGGATACGCCGATGCGGCCGCCGAGGACGGGGCCGACGTGGAGTTCGCCGAGGGGCTGATGAAGAACCGCTACGTCGGCCGGACGTTCATCATGCCGACGCAGGACGAGCGCGAGCGGGCGGTGCGACTCAAGCTGAACCCGATCCGCTCCACCGTCGAGGGGAAGACGGTCACGCTCATCGACGACTCGATCGTTCGCGGGACGACCTCGACGCAGCTCGTGCAGCTGCTCCGGGACGCCGGCGCCGAGGCGGTCCACGTCCGGATCGGGGCGCCCGCGATCGTCGCGCCGTGCTACATGGGTATCGACATGGCGACGCGCGAGGAGCTCATCGCCGCGGACCGCTCGGTCGAGGAGGTGCGGGAGGACATCGGCGCCGACTCGCTGTCGTACCTGTCGGTCGACGCCGTCGCCGGCGCGCTGTCGTCGACGACGGCTGACCTGTGTCTCGGCTGTGTCACCGGCGAGTATCCGTACGACATCGACGGCGAGGCGACCGACCGCGACGTGACCCGGCCGACGGTGGATGAAGCCTCCCCCGCGGACGACTAA
- a CDS encoding DUF420 domain-containing protein — protein sequence MSTDAPSSGSRVSGFAREHTLGVAGALSAVALGLVFAVVGGLVPGSVLPRAPAVLDAIPTLNAVVSLAAIATISLGVRAARARDFETHRRFMLTSTGLFGTFLAMYLYRLAVLGTTDFAGPAAVERFVYLPLLAVHILLAIVCVPLVVYVLTLAATRPIADLFDTAHKRIGRVAAVLWVVSFGLGVAVYVLLYLVY from the coding sequence ATGAGCACGGACGCCCCGTCGTCTGGTAGTCGAGTCTCCGGATTCGCGCGCGAGCACACCCTCGGCGTCGCCGGGGCGCTCTCGGCGGTCGCGCTCGGTCTCGTCTTCGCGGTCGTCGGGGGACTCGTTCCCGGTTCGGTGCTCCCGCGTGCCCCGGCGGTGCTCGACGCGATCCCGACGCTCAACGCCGTCGTCTCGCTCGCGGCGATCGCTACCATCTCGCTGGGGGTCCGCGCGGCCCGTGCCCGCGACTTCGAGACCCACAGACGGTTCATGCTCACCTCGACTGGGCTGTTCGGCACGTTCCTCGCGATGTACCTCTACCGGCTCGCAGTCCTCGGGACGACCGACTTCGCGGGTCCGGCAGCCGTCGAGCGGTTCGTCTACCTCCCCCTGCTTGCCGTGCACATCCTCCTCGCGATCGTCTGCGTTCCGCTCGTCGTGTACGTGCTCACGCTCGCGGCGACGCGTCCGATCGCCGATCTGTTCGACACCGCCCACAAGCGGATCGGTCGCGTGGCGGCCGTGCTGTGGGTCGTTTCCTTCGGCCTCGGCGTCGCAGTGTACGTGCTGCTGTATCTCGTCTACTGA
- a CDS encoding thymidine kinase, which yields MHAITGSGWIEVISGSMFSGKTEELLRRLRRAEIAGQEIAVFTPALDDRYGETTIGTHNGRSWEASVVDNEGEGPWDIADELNGEMVVAVDEANFFSDALVEVCQALAEDDRRVIVSGTDQTYRGEPFDPLPDLMAVAEYVDKLQAICAECGEPATRNQRLIEGEPAHVDDPTILVGAEESYEARCRNCHVLRRD from the coding sequence ATGCACGCGATCACCGGCTCCGGGTGGATCGAGGTCATCTCGGGGTCGATGTTCTCCGGAAAGACGGAGGAGCTCCTCCGACGGCTTCGTCGCGCGGAGATCGCGGGCCAGGAGATCGCCGTCTTCACGCCCGCGCTCGACGACCGCTACGGCGAGACGACCATCGGGACCCACAACGGCCGCTCGTGGGAGGCGAGCGTCGTCGACAACGAGGGCGAGGGGCCGTGGGACATCGCGGACGAACTCAACGGAGAGATGGTCGTCGCCGTCGACGAGGCGAACTTCTTCTCCGACGCGCTCGTCGAGGTCTGTCAGGCGTTGGCGGAGGACGACCGCCGGGTGATCGTCTCGGGCACCGACCAGACGTACCGCGGGGAGCCCTTCGACCCGCTGCCGGACCTGATGGCCGTCGCCGAGTACGTCGACAAGCTCCAGGCGATCTGCGCGGAGTGCGGGGAGCCCGCGACGCGCAACCAGCGGCTGATCGAGGGGGAGCCGGCCCACGTCGACGACCCGACGATCCTCGTCGGCGCCGAGGAGAGCTACGAGGCGCGGTGTCGGAACTGTCACGTGCTCCGGCGCGACTGA
- a CDS encoding YIP1 family protein gives MTTWVENPEGGRARGPVAVGRAWAEVLVRPTRFFRTGVAPGDQAPGLVFAVCVAVAFAGSRFLLDPATIPTAFGGPALSAVVSLLFVAVFIAPASLHLTAALQTVLLIVFVRDRAGISETVQVIAYASAPCALAGAPVPALRAACALYGAGLLAVGIREVHGTTTRRAVAATAVPATLVFGYGFRGLDAIATLLAQWYII, from the coding sequence GTGACGACATGGGTCGAGAACCCCGAGGGGGGACGGGCACGCGGGCCGGTCGCGGTCGGGCGGGCGTGGGCCGAGGTGCTCGTTCGCCCGACCAGGTTCTTCCGGACCGGCGTCGCCCCCGGCGATCAGGCGCCCGGGCTCGTGTTCGCCGTCTGTGTCGCCGTCGCGTTCGCCGGGAGTCGGTTCCTGCTCGACCCGGCGACGATCCCGACGGCGTTCGGCGGTCCGGCGCTGTCGGCGGTCGTCTCGCTGCTGTTCGTCGCCGTGTTCATCGCGCCCGCGAGCCTCCATCTGACGGCGGCGCTCCAGACGGTGTTACTGATCGTGTTCGTACGCGATCGCGCCGGGATCAGCGAGACGGTACAGGTGATCGCGTACGCGAGCGCCCCCTGTGCGCTCGCCGGCGCGCCGGTTCCAGCGCTTCGGGCCGCGTGCGCGCTGTACGGCGCAGGATTGCTCGCGGTGGGGATCCGGGAGGTCCACGGAACGACGACACGGCGCGCGGTCGCCGCGACGGCCGTGCCCGCGACGCTGGTGTTCGGCTACGGCTTCCGCGGCCTCGACGCGATCGCGACGCTGCTGGCGCAGTGGTACATCATCTGA
- a CDS encoding DHH family phosphoesterase, translating to MGKCIICGASVDGRICSSHEEDVVFEFRGNDPNQLKPNRFYSGVVDGYADFGVFIDLSSNVTGLLHRSELDRRIESLDWEPGDEVFVQVKNVRENGNVDLAWSIRQAEREFRGVLVQEGTQEVEPGPDEDDDDGGNNGGVTHKPTPDKPGDESDGESDAEESEDDAGTTDEQPADDAGEAGAGPDDAGRATAPESDSDGGDAGGDDIEAVRERKQSTPDGDVERVEIGTLSDRVGETVRIEGEVVGARQTGGPTVFELRDETGVVDCAAFVKAGVRAYPEIEVGDIVRLEGDIEVRRNEIQVETEALAALEGNEAAAVEQRLADALSDEARPDGVAALGDHPAVDAVGDDLLEAAESIRRAVIESRPIVVRHAATADGYVAGAAVERAVLPLIREEHAKSDAEYHYFTRRPLDDPVYDMDAATKDTTRMLQDRDRHGEQLPLVLLVGTGSTVESEDGLDLLGVYDAERVVVDAATADPEIADAVATLVNPGLAGAETADLTTGALASVLAATVNGDVADDLAHLPAVSYWEGTPEAYADLAEDAGVDAERVTDLREAVALEAYYQSYQDKRELITDILFDSEGGDLAGHIAGQFREKLETELDTAEANIEEREVDGLTFATLDADAYSHRFDFPSTTLLADELQRRGDRDATVLYGTDELYVRADDEVDVREAAGDAAMAVPDASVTAVGVRQGRIEYLAGRRDEVTDAVVDAVAGQLN from the coding sequence ATGGGTAAGTGTATCATCTGTGGTGCGTCCGTGGACGGACGCATCTGCTCCTCCCACGAGGAAGACGTCGTCTTCGAGTTCCGCGGCAACGACCCGAACCAACTGAAGCCGAACCGATTCTACAGCGGCGTCGTCGACGGCTACGCCGACTTCGGCGTGTTCATCGACCTGTCGTCGAACGTCACCGGGCTCCTCCACCGCTCGGAACTGGACCGCCGGATCGAATCCCTCGACTGGGAGCCCGGCGACGAGGTGTTCGTTCAGGTGAAGAACGTGCGCGAGAACGGCAACGTCGACCTCGCGTGGTCCATCCGCCAGGCCGAACGCGAGTTCCGCGGCGTGCTCGTTCAGGAGGGAACACAGGAGGTCGAACCCGGGCCCGACGAGGACGACGACGACGGTGGCAACAACGGCGGCGTCACCCACAAGCCAACTCCGGACAAGCCGGGCGACGAGTCCGACGGCGAGTCCGATGCCGAAGAATCCGAGGACGACGCGGGTACGACCGACGAGCAGCCCGCCGATGACGCCGGCGAGGCCGGCGCGGGCCCGGACGACGCCGGCCGCGCGACGGCCCCCGAAAGCGACTCCGACGGGGGCGACGCCGGCGGCGACGACATCGAGGCCGTTCGCGAACGGAAGCAGTCGACGCCCGACGGCGACGTCGAGCGCGTCGAGATCGGCACGCTCTCGGACCGCGTCGGCGAGACGGTCCGGATCGAGGGCGAGGTCGTCGGGGCCCGCCAGACGGGCGGGCCGACCGTGTTCGAGCTGCGCGACGAGACGGGCGTCGTCGACTGTGCGGCGTTCGTGAAGGCGGGCGTCCGTGCGTACCCCGAGATCGAGGTCGGCGACATCGTCCGCCTCGAGGGCGACATCGAGGTCCGGCGCAACGAGATCCAGGTCGAAACGGAGGCGCTGGCGGCGCTTGAGGGAAATGAAGCCGCGGCGGTCGAACAGCGGCTCGCCGACGCGCTGAGCGACGAGGCACGTCCCGACGGCGTCGCGGCGCTGGGCGACCACCCGGCGGTCGACGCCGTCGGCGACGACCTGCTCGAGGCGGCCGAGTCGATCCGCCGCGCGGTCATCGAGTCGCGCCCGATCGTCGTTCGACACGCCGCCACCGCCGACGGCTACGTCGCCGGCGCGGCCGTCGAGCGCGCCGTGCTCCCGCTGATCCGCGAGGAGCACGCCAAGAGCGACGCCGAGTACCACTACTTCACGCGCCGGCCGCTCGACGACCCGGTGTACGACATGGACGCGGCGACGAAGGACACCACCCGGATGCTGCAGGACCGCGACCGCCACGGCGAGCAGCTCCCGCTCGTGTTGCTCGTTGGGACGGGATCGACCGTCGAGTCCGAGGACGGCCTCGACCTGCTGGGCGTGTACGACGCCGAGCGCGTCGTCGTCGACGCCGCGACCGCGGACCCGGAGATCGCCGACGCCGTCGCGACGCTGGTCAACCCGGGCCTGGCGGGCGCCGAGACGGCCGACCTGACCACGGGCGCGCTCGCGTCGGTGCTGGCGGCGACCGTGAACGGGGACGTGGCCGACGACCTCGCACACCTCCCGGCCGTGAGCTACTGGGAGGGGACGCCCGAGGCGTACGCCGACCTCGCCGAGGACGCCGGCGTCGACGCCGAGCGCGTCACCGACCTGCGCGAGGCGGTCGCGCTCGAGGCGTACTACCAGAGCTACCAGGACAAGCGCGAGCTCATCACCGACATCCTCTTCGACAGCGAGGGCGGCGACCTCGCGGGGCACATCGCGGGCCAGTTCCGCGAGAAGCTGGAGACGGAGCTGGACACCGCCGAGGCGAACATCGAGGAGCGCGAGGTCGACGGGCTCACGTTCGCGACGCTGGACGCCGACGCGTACAGCCACCGCTTCGACTTCCCGTCGACGACCCTGCTGGCGGACGAACTCCAGCGTCGCGGCGACCGCGACGCGACGGTCCTGTACGGCACCGACGAGCTCTACGTGCGCGCCGACGACGAGGTCGACGTGCGGGAGGCCGCCGGCGACGCCGCGATGGCGGTTCCGGACGCGAGCGTCACCGCCGTCGGCGTCCGCCAGGGCCGCATCGAGTACCTCGCGGGTCGCCGCGACGAAGTGACCGACGCCGTCGTCGACGCCGTCGCCGGGCAGCTGAACTGA
- a CDS encoding tRNA uridine(34) 5-carboxymethylaminomethyl modification radical SAM/GNAT enzyme Elp3: MSGTAEPDPELSEYAEESDEPEAFERACAHLVERILEGEIDRDDLESAKLDACSAFSSPKVPQNTDLLQRAPGGRREEVREVVRRKPVRTASGVSPVAIMTSPHTCPHGKCLYCPGGPASEFDSSQSYTGHEPAAARGQQNDYDPYGQVTLRLEQLRHIGHPVDKAELILMGGTMTARSHDYQEWFVKRALQAMNEYDTDARPNPAEGRSFAQDPGEYDFEYLEDVKSRNENADVRCIGITFETKPDWCDPEQIDRMLTLGGTKVEVGVQTTYERVNREMHRGHGNQASIDANRRLRDAAFKVGFHMMPGQPGMSREMCREDFRQLFENPDWRPDYLKIYPTLVVRGTRVYDSWRRDEFEPLDNEEAADLVAEAMNEIPKYCRLQRVQRDIPADFIDAGVWKSNLRQLAEQRAAEKGYQLRDIRAREVGHNDADPRPEDVELDVVTYESGGGLEHFISFEDTEQDLLVGFCRLRFPSYSHAAPGAGPAAGGDAVRRELTDAALVRELHVYGSPATFDGPDGAGEGGGDGRDGDWQHRGYGRRLLREAEDIAADAGFPKLSVISGIGVRGYYRDKLGYHQDGPYVSRRL, translated from the coding sequence ATGAGCGGCACCGCGGAGCCGGACCCGGAGCTGTCCGAGTACGCCGAGGAGTCCGACGAGCCCGAGGCGTTCGAACGCGCGTGCGCACACCTCGTCGAGCGCATCCTCGAGGGCGAGATCGACCGCGACGACCTCGAGTCCGCCAAGCTCGACGCCTGCTCAGCGTTCTCTTCCCCGAAGGTGCCACAGAACACCGACCTGCTCCAACGCGCCCCCGGGGGGCGCCGCGAGGAAGTGCGGGAGGTCGTCCGGCGCAAGCCCGTGCGCACCGCCTCGGGCGTGTCGCCGGTCGCGATCATGACCTCGCCGCACACGTGCCCGCACGGGAAGTGCCTCTACTGCCCCGGCGGGCCGGCCTCGGAGTTCGACTCCTCCCAGAGCTACACCGGACACGAGCCCGCCGCCGCCCGCGGCCAGCAGAACGATTACGACCCGTACGGGCAGGTCACCCTCCGGCTGGAACAGCTTCGCCACATCGGCCACCCCGTCGACAAGGCGGAGCTGATCCTGATGGGCGGGACGATGACCGCCCGCAGTCACGACTACCAGGAGTGGTTCGTCAAGCGCGCGCTTCAGGCGATGAACGAGTACGACACCGACGCGCGGCCGAACCCCGCCGAGGGACGCAGCTTCGCGCAGGACCCGGGAGAGTACGACTTCGAGTACCTGGAGGACGTGAAATCGCGCAACGAGAACGCGGACGTGCGATGCATCGGCATCACCTTCGAGACGAAGCCCGACTGGTGTGACCCCGAACAGATCGACCGGATGCTGACGCTCGGCGGCACCAAGGTCGAGGTCGGCGTCCAGACCACCTATGAGCGGGTCAACCGCGAGATGCACCGCGGCCACGGCAACCAGGCGTCGATCGACGCGAACCGCAGGCTGCGCGATGCGGCGTTCAAGGTCGGATTCCACATGATGCCGGGCCAGCCCGGAATGAGCAGGGAGATGTGCCGGGAGGACTTCCGCCAGCTGTTCGAGAACCCCGACTGGCGCCCGGACTACCTGAAGATCTATCCGACGCTCGTCGTCCGCGGGACGCGGGTGTACGACTCGTGGCGCCGCGACGAGTTCGAGCCGCTGGACAACGAGGAGGCGGCGGATCTGGTCGCCGAGGCGATGAACGAGATCCCGAAGTACTGCCGCCTCCAGCGCGTCCAGCGCGACATCCCCGCCGACTTCATCGACGCCGGCGTCTGGAAGTCGAACCTCCGGCAGCTCGCCGAGCAGCGCGCCGCCGAGAAGGGGTACCAGCTCCGGGACATTCGCGCCCGAGAAGTCGGGCACAACGACGCCGACCCGCGCCCCGAGGACGTCGAGCTGGACGTGGTGACCTACGAGTCCGGCGGCGGGCTGGAGCACTTCATCTCATTCGAGGACACCGAGCAGGACCTCCTGGTCGGCTTCTGTCGCCTGCGGTTCCCCTCCTACTCTCACGCCGCGCCGGGTGCCGGGCCGGCCGCCGGCGGCGACGCGGTGCGCCGGGAGCTGACGGACGCCGCGCTCGTCAGGGAGCTGCACGTGTACGGGTCGCCGGCGACGTTCGACGGCCCGGACGGAGCCGGTGAGGGAGGCGGAGACGGCCGCGACGGCGACTGGCAACACCGCGGGTACGGCCGGCGGCTGCTCAGGGAGGCCGAGGACATCGCCGCCGACGCCGGCTTCCCGAAGCTGTCGGTCATCTCGGGCATCGGCGTCCGCGGCTACTACCGCGACAAGCTCGGCTACCACCAGGACGGGCCGTACGTGAGCAGGCGACTGTAA
- a CDS encoding mechanosensitive ion channel family protein, which produces MQLAFLATLRETLEGFVTVEARLAATAVLLAAAGVTALLLAPRAVRALHRLVRDRVLGSERVPVEVTEFDWHLPVTGIVRTLQFAVVLATGLAALILWGYVNVALAAVTTMAAALPTLGRTVTSVALVAGALIAIDVLETRLDDYAAESDAINQHQKGIVFRVLQLTVLVAAIVGGLTVWGVNLGGLLVGAGFLGIVVGTAARSTIGSLIAGFVLMFSRPFELGDWVEIDGEEGIVADITVINTRIRTAGGEVVVIPNDRVANATVSNRTRLGQLRLSMDVGVDYEADLETAESVVADALAAVSHVENNPPPQVVPKSFGDSAVVLECRFWIDTPSAPKRALATAAVVREVKAALDDAGVKIPYPQRELSGRAETGGFRVADGEEVGSAAVAPPDPTGDD; this is translated from the coding sequence ATGCAACTCGCCTTCCTCGCGACCCTCCGGGAGACGCTCGAGGGCTTCGTGACCGTCGAGGCACGCCTCGCCGCGACCGCCGTGCTCCTCGCGGCCGCGGGCGTGACGGCGCTGCTGCTCGCCCCGCGGGCGGTGCGGGCCCTCCACCGGCTCGTCCGCGACCGGGTGCTCGGCAGCGAGCGCGTTCCCGTGGAGGTGACGGAGTTCGACTGGCACCTTCCGGTGACGGGGATCGTCCGCACGCTCCAGTTCGCGGTGGTCCTGGCTACCGGCCTCGCGGCCCTGATCCTGTGGGGATACGTGAACGTGGCGCTGGCGGCGGTGACGACGATGGCCGCGGCGCTGCCGACGCTCGGGAGGACGGTGACGAGCGTCGCGCTCGTCGCCGGCGCGCTGATCGCCATCGACGTGCTGGAGACCCGGCTCGACGACTACGCAGCCGAGTCGGACGCGATCAACCAACACCAGAAGGGGATCGTCTTCCGCGTGCTCCAGTTGACCGTGCTGGTCGCCGCCATCGTCGGCGGGCTCACGGTGTGGGGGGTCAACCTCGGCGGCCTGCTCGTCGGCGCGGGCTTCCTCGGCATCGTCGTCGGCACGGCCGCCCGCAGCACCATCGGCTCGCTCATCGCCGGCTTCGTGCTCATGTTCTCGCGGCCGTTCGAGCTGGGCGACTGGGTCGAGATCGACGGCGAGGAGGGGATCGTCGCCGACATCACCGTCATCAACACCCGGATCCGCACCGCCGGCGGCGAGGTCGTCGTCATCCCAAACGACCGCGTCGCGAACGCGACCGTCTCCAACCGGACGCGGCTGGGCCAGCTTCGCCTCTCGATGGACGTGGGAGTCGACTACGAGGCTGACTTGGAGACCGCCGAGTCCGTCGTCGCGGACGCGCTCGCGGCCGTGAGCCACGTCGAGAACAACCCGCCACCGCAGGTGGTTCCGAAGTCATTCGGCGACTCGGCGGTCGTGCTGGAGTGTCGCTTCTGGATCGACACGCCGAGCGCGCCCAAGCGCGCGCTGGCGACCGCGGCGGTCGTCCGCGAGGTGAAGGCGGCGCTCGACGACGCCGGGGTCAAGATCCCGTACCCCCAACGCGAACTCTCGGGCCGCGCGGAGACCGGGGGCTTCCGCGTCGCCGACGGCGAGGAGGTGGGCTCCGCGGCCGTCGCCCCGCCCGACCCGACGGGCGACGACTGA
- a CDS encoding ZIP family metal transporter: MFEEQFVRLVGADPVFQALVGGVVIAGMNMVGALLVLVVRDPSERLLDGALGFAAGVMLAASFTSLIVPGIDLTEIVVPGVPATGLLSPVPVLAGIVLGVLVLDQADHWVPHVHVLVTGRARPDQTVVDAKVASVILFIVAITIHNMPEGLAVGVGFGSGNVANGLSLMLAIGLQNVPEGLAVSIAAVNAGFDRRTYAVLTGIRSGLVEIPLTVLGAVAVALAAPVLPYAMGFAAGGMLFVISDEIVPETHSRGHERVATLGTMLGVVVMLYLDVALAA, from the coding sequence GTGTTTGAGGAACAGTTCGTCCGGCTCGTCGGCGCCGACCCCGTGTTCCAGGCGCTCGTCGGCGGCGTCGTCATCGCCGGGATGAACATGGTCGGCGCGCTGCTGGTGCTCGTCGTCCGCGATCCCAGCGAACGCCTGCTCGACGGCGCGCTCGGGTTCGCCGCCGGCGTCATGCTCGCGGCGTCGTTCACCTCGCTCATCGTCCCCGGGATCGACCTGACGGAGATCGTCGTCCCCGGCGTCCCCGCGACGGGGCTGCTCTCGCCTGTTCCGGTGCTTGCGGGGATCGTCCTCGGCGTGCTCGTACTTGACCAGGCCGACCACTGGGTGCCGCACGTCCACGTGCTCGTCACGGGCCGGGCCCGCCCCGACCAGACCGTCGTCGACGCGAAGGTCGCCTCGGTGATCCTGTTCATCGTCGCCATCACCATCCACAACATGCCCGAGGGCCTGGCCGTCGGCGTCGGCTTCGGCTCCGGGAACGTCGCGAACGGGCTCTCGCTCATGCTCGCGATCGGCCTCCAGAACGTTCCCGAGGGGCTCGCCGTGTCGATCGCCGCGGTGAACGCCGGCTTCGACCGCCGGACGTACGCCGTCCTCACCGGGATACGGTCGGGGCTCGTCGAGATCCCACTGACGGTGCTGGGCGCCGTCGCCGTCGCGCTCGCGGCGCCGGTGCTCCCGTACGCGATGGGTTTCGCCGCCGGCGGCATGCTGTTCGTCATCTCCGACGAGATCGTCCCCGAGACGCACTCTCGGGGTCACGAGCGCGTGGCGACGCTCGGGACGATGCTCGGGGTGGTGGTGATGCTGTATCTCGACGTGGCGCTAGCCGCTTGA